A single Gouania willdenowi unplaced genomic scaffold, fGouWil2.1 scaffold_30_arrow_ctg1, whole genome shotgun sequence DNA region contains:
- the LOC114459410 gene encoding E3 ubiquitin-protein ligase TRIM39-like produces the protein MCPKHSKPLELFFLSDQTRVCLMCSVLEHRSHQFVPLGEDLFEDKKVYLQQMIQKRREKLKEIKESVRIRKDAADREIAEGVEMFTALMKLVQRGLNKLIEKMEEQQEAEEREADSLIKELEEEISELMKRSSEVEQLSHSEDRLLQHFCSLKAPPATKDWTEVMVRPSSYEGTVLRAVTQLEDTLSDKMMKMKMLAMKRLQQFAVDVTLDPLTAHPNLVLSDDGKLVCHSDVRKNLPDNKERFSPSVNVSGKQSFGSGRFYFEVQVKRKTKWYLGVVKESINRKGYAPLTPKNGYWTLILRDGKLYKACEDSSVILHLKCVPEKVGVFVDYEGGVVSFYDVDAAALIDSFTHCCFTHKLQPFFSPCLNYGGKNSAPLIICPVNQSE, from the coding sequence ATGTGTCCAAAGCACAGCAAACCTCTGGAGCTGTTCTTTCTGAGCGATCAGACACGTGTCTGCTTGATGTGTTCTGTTTTGGAACACAGGAGTCACCAGTTTGTCCCTCTGGGAGAAGATCTGTTTGAAGACAAGAAAGTTTATCTTCAgcagatgatccagaagagacGAGAGAAACTGAAGGAGATCAAAGAGTCAGTGAGGATCAGGAAGGACGCTGCAGACAGAGAGATAGCTGAAGGTGTGGAGATGTTCACTGCTCTGATGAAGCTTGTTCAAAGAGGCCTGAACAAGCTGATAGAGAAGATGGAGGAGCAACAGGaagcagaagagagagaggctgatagtttgatcaaagagctggaggaggaaatctctgagctgatgaagagaagctctgaggtggagcagctctccCACTCTGAAGACCGCCTCCTCCAACACTTTTGCTCCCTGAAAGCTCCTCCAGCCACCAAGGACTGGACAGAGGTCATGGTCCGTCCATCATCATATGAAGGGACTGTGCTGAGAGCTGTGACTCAGCtggaggacacactcagtgacaagatgatgaagatgaagatgttaGCGATGAAGAGGCTGCAGCAGTTTGCAGTAGATGTGACTCTTGATCCTCTTACAGCTCATCCTAACCTCgtcctgtctgatgatggaaaaCTAGTTTGCCACAGTGATGTGAGGAAGAACCTTCCAGACAACAAAGAGAGATTTTCTCCTAGTGTTAATGTTTCAGGGAAGCAGAGTTTCGGTTCAGGCAGATTTTACTTTGAGGTTCaggttaaaagaaaaactaagtGGTATTTAGGAGTGGTTAAAGAATCCATCAACAGGAAGGGATACGCCCCTCTGACTCCTAAGAATGGTTACTGGACTTTGATACTCAGAGATGGAAAGTTGTATAAAGCATGTGAAGATTCTTCAGTcattcttcatctgaagtgtgttcctgagaaggtgggtgtgtttgtggactatgaggggggtgtggtctccttttatgatgttgatgctgcagctctgatcgactccttcactcactgctgcttcactcatAAACTACAGCCATTCTTTAGTCCCTGTTTAAACTATGGTGGTAAAAACTCAGCACCTCTGATCATCTgccctgtcaatcaaagtgaatga